The DNA segment AGAAACTTTTttagtctaccattaaaacagtttagTCTAATGGACAAGGTGAATTCTAAGCTCTAACAACTTACCTCTGATCATGAAGTATACAACATCTCGAATCACCATCTACATACCTCAATTAGTTAGCTTCATCGAATGAAAACATTGACACAGTTGAAATTATTCTTACCCTTATACATCAAGTTTTTATGCCACTAATCTTTTAGTCAATACTCTTTCAAACCATAGTCTACCTCATTAACCATATGTTCATCttaatttacaatattagtcaccatttgaaaaaaaaaatttaataaaattttaaactttcaaaaactcaaagtatttggttATTTATGCTATCTCTGGCCATACCCCTATCTTCATATATATTAACACTAAGATCTAGACATTTCATCTTTATCGAGTACTTTCCGATACCATGATCATCAAACTCAAAAAATCTTTGTCTTATGTCATATTATTTTTCTTGGgtccaccttttttttttaaatcttgctTCTAATAATATGAGCTATTACAATAATCATCTATCACTATATTCATATGAGTACACCTCAAACCCCGCTTAAGCGTACCTCTCATCACATCAATCAATAATTCTCATCTAGATTTGTACTCCCTTATTACTCTAGTTTATCAACACCTCCCTCCTATAACTTTTCCATCTACCTCTCTACCAGGTCACTCTACAACACCTAATGAAGCAAATACCTGACACCACAAATGATGTTTGTCCTCTTCTCAACCAAGTGATACTAAAGTGCATCAATTTGATCAGGTATGTGTCACTAACTTTTCACTAATTCTGATACGTTTAGTAAAACCTAATAATACCATCGATATCATATAGTAACACattctaaaaatgatattttcaaacCATGCTAACTCTTTGATCTCTATGCTATCAAATTCTTAATCTTTACACTACAAAAGCTCCAAAATCTCCACATTAGTGCAAAATCATATGTGACGAATATAATGCCTACTTTATAATACCATATGGACCTTTGAACTATTTCACCTCACATAAAAATGTTATCAAGTGTAAGTGAATCTTTTAAATTAAGCGGAATCTAGATAGATTCATTGCTAGATACAAAACATATTTAGTAGTCAAAGGGTTTCACTAATGATCATATGTTGGTTTCACATAAACGTTCGATCCACTTGTTAAACCAACGATAATTTAACATATTCCAAGTTGGCTATCACTCAAGACTAACATGTATATTAGCTAGATATTAACTATACTTTCTTATAGAGACCTTAACTAATAATGTCTTTATGTAGTATAACTCATTAGCTTTATTTATCCTCAATATCCAAACCATGTTTATAAACTATGAAAAACTATTTAtgaacttcgtcaagctccaagagcctaGTATATGAAACTTAGCTTATTTTTTATGTCAGCTGACTTCGTTAACTCAAAATCTGAAACCTCTATATTTCTATAATAATAAAATGGATATAATATATATCTATTGGTATATATGGATGACAGTATTATCACATATAATAATTCTATAAAGACCAAGTAATTTTTTAAGTAATTGGTAGATCGATTCTTCATCAAAGACTTAGGAATCTCAAGTTATTTTTTAGGAGCAGAAGAAATGTTCATATCTTCTAGATTTTTCTATCTTAAAAAAAGTGCATTCGAGATCTATTATTAAAGATGAATATGTAGAATATCGAAGAAGTCGTCATCTCACTCTCCAACACTGAGTCACTCAAATTATACGATGATAGTCCGACTATAGATCCCACATATTATTTACAAGTATTTAGTTCCTTGTAGTATTTCTCTTATATATTCAGATATTTCATTTATAGTAAAAAATTATCACAATTTATATATCGACCCTCTACTACATATTGGTCTACACTAAAACATATTttatgatatcttaaagggactcttaattatGGACTTCTTCATAAACACTCATTACTTTATCTCCATACTTTTGTTGATACTGATTGGGCAAACAATACTAATGATAGAATATCTATATTAGCctatattatttttcttcaaGTAAATCTGATTAATTGAAGTTTTAAGAAATAGAACATAATTATAAGATTCACCATTGAAGTTGAATACTAAGCCATCATTACTATCATTACAGAACTCAACTAGTTCACCAATCTATTATATAAACTTGACATTACCTTCTAATCTACTACAATAATATACTTTAATAATGTCAACTCTAAATTTGATGTCTTTTTATTCCTATGATAATAAAATGGATGTACTATATATCTACTATCTACTTGTAACAATATCATcacatataataattttatagagatcaaataattatttaattaattacttTGTTTACCATTTTAGAATTTAACTAGTTCACTAAtctattatataaaattatcatcacCTTCCAATCCACTCGTATAATATACTATGATAATGTTAATTCTAAATCTGATACCTATTTATTCCTATGATAAAAAAATGAATGTACTATAAATTTACTGATCTATAAGGATGACATTATCATTAcatataataattttatggagATTAAGTAATTCTTTAAATAATTAGTAAATCAATTCTTCATTAAAGATATAGTAACTTTAAGTTATTTTCTGTGAGTAAAAGTAATGTTCACATCTTCTATATTTTTCCTATCTTAAAAGAAGTATAttcgggatctattattaaagataATATGTAAAATGTTAAAGAAGTCATCATCTCACTCTCTATTCTATCACTATGTCACTTAAATTATACGATGATAACCCTCTACGGATCCTACATAGTACTAACAAGTACTTAGTTTCTTGAAATATTTATGTcttacatatttaaaaaattatttacagtaaaaaattatcataattcatacaTTGACCCTATATTAAATATTGGTATGTACTAAAACATATCATACAATATTTTAAAGGGTCTTATAATTATAAACTTCTTCTTCATAAACGCTCTCATTTCATTCCTATACTTTCATTGATGCTGATTGGATAAACAAATTAATAAAAGAATAATTATATCAGCTTACATTATCTTCCTTCGAGTATCTTTAATCAATTGGAGTTCTAGAAAATAGAACATAATTGTAAGATCCATCATTGAAGTTGAATATGGAGCCATCACTACCACCAATGTAGAACTCTATTGGGTTATCAATATGCTACATGAACTTAACATCAATTTATAATCTGTTTCTATAATATATTGTAATAATATTAGTGCTACCTATCTATCCTATAACATGATGTTCCAAtctcatataaaatatattgttATTGACCTTACTTTGTTATAAATTAAGTTGTTAAATGTCTATTAGGTATTTCTCATCTCCATGCTTTTGATCAAAGCCTCTTGCTCGCTAGATATTTTAGTTATATTAATCCAAAATTGACATCCATaatgaaaatttaatttttttaaagcgAAGATCATGATAAAGACAAATGTAGAATAATAACCTTGCATTCTTTACATGCGCTAATCCTCAATCAATTTATGATTTGGGGATCAATCGCAATGATATATGTGCATGATTTGAGTATagaattaagaaaaatatctCCCTCAAatctgtataaatatatattatcttaatGAATGAAAGTTATTTCTTTACCATCAAcaccttttctttttctctttatttatttTGTGTTTGTAACTTTGTGATCAAATCGACCCAAAAAATACATGGATTTGATGATCTAGTAATTGTTTATGACattaaaaattatattcatatattttttatcgTCAACATAttattggtatatatatatatatatatatatatatatatatatatatatatatatatatatatatatatatattcaagataGTAGACAAATTTCACTTATATGAATCTATTAATATAACAGGGCCATGACGCATCAAGATTTGCGTCCATCGCGCTTCGAGATGCGTCGCAGAATTCAGATCGAACGGTAGAGGATTGTCTGGGCCAGTTCGGTCTTCGTAAGGACCGAGCCGAGCCTGGTCCATCTCAGGCCCACGAATCTGGGCTATGTTAAGGAAATAATGATATTTCTCTATGTACTTAATCACATGGTTTATTTATATCAGTGTCCTACTCTATTCATTCCTAAACCATGTTGGGACTTGACTAGAATGGTGTTTCTCTCTATTGCCCGGCTCGACTGATGGATATATGCTCCTGCTGTATTCCATAATTGCTACTACGAGGAAAGTGCAATGAGTTATTTCTTTGCTTGAGACTTCCAATGAGTTATGTATACGAGGAAAGTACACATTGGAAGGCCGCAGaaaccccttttgtttttcatgcCTCACTTAAGACCACATATGTtatcacaaaaaataaaaataaaggattATTATTTTGCATCAAGGTTAGAATTCGCCTCTAAATTGACAGACAGGCCAACATTATCCATGTCTAAGGAAattgtagagcataaaagtgcccCGATGAGAGAAGCTTACCAAAATTAACAAGCAGGTAGAACTAACAACTGATTGCATTGGACATGCAGAATGGAATTCCATTTCCCACCACCACATGGACGGACAGCATTGGACATCAAGACTACCCAACCTTGAGCGACGGGCCAACGCACCCATCTCAGCAACCCAGTCGCTACTTAGTGTCGCTCCGGATGAGGCAGAGCCACTTGGTAGGATAAATGAATTCTTGGGCTGCCATGGCCGGAGCCACTCTTCGGGGCACGCACGTCGGATGGTTTTCACTTGCGTTGTTTGTGTTGCAGGAGCATGCGAACACTTGCGACTTCCGTCATCGCAGCCAAGTGCCTTCGCCTTCCACGTCATAAGGTTAACAGGATCCGTTGATTCTATGGTTCCTCCTCTATCCACCGTTCATTGCATATAACCGCTACTTCTGTTGGTTTGCTTTGACACGGTTCACCCCTTTCGCATTACCTTCTCCGGCATGTCCAATTCTTCCCCACAAGACCTTTTCGCGATGCGACGCCGCGTGATCCCTTTCGCCCTTCTCCACCTCCTCTCCCTCGCTCTTCTCGCATCGTCACAACGTCGGCTGGTCATCCTCAGGGAAGACTACGCCGACTTCTTTTCCACCCCCTCCGCCTTAGGCACGGCCGATGACTCCCGCGGCTCTGAAGACTCCGCTAACTGGGACGAGTTCGGAGACCCGGAGTCATCCCTCACCGCCGCTGGAGATTACGACCCGGGCTCATGGCTTCCCATGATCGAGTCcgcctcctctcctctctctttcGTCAACTCCTCCTCTGACCCACGCGAGGCTCTCTACTACTCCGGCGTCCGCCACATGATCTCCGCCGCGGCCGCCTCCTCCGACCCAGCGGACATGGAAGCTGCCGCTGCCGAGATCGAGGCCGCGGCCTCCGCTGGCCTCCCCCACGCCCAGTCCGCTCTTGGCTTCCTCCGCGGTACCGGCCTCATGCGCCCCCAGAGCCGCCCCAAGTCCTTCCTCTACCACCACTTCGCCGCCAAGGGCGGCAACATGCAGTCCAAGATGGTCCTCGCCTACACCTATTTCCGACAGGACGTGAGCCCTAATCTttctcttcccttttcttttACCCTTCTCTCTGATCCACTGGAGAAGAATctgttatttttctttcatttaaTGCAGATGCACGAGGAGGCAGTGAAGCTCTATGCGGAACTCGCGGAGGTGGCCATCGCGAGCTTTCGAATATCGAAGGAACCGCCTGTGATCGAGCCTATCCGGATCCACAGTGGTACCGAAGAGAATAAAGAGGCACTGAGGAAGTCACGAGGGGAGGCAGATGAGAATTTTCAGATCATCGAGTACCAGGCATTGAAGGGCAATTCGTTTGCCATGTACCAGATCGGGTTGCTGTACTATTATGGGTTGAGGGGAGTGAGGAGGGACAACACCAAGGCACTGCATTGGTTGTTGAAGGCCGTGGAGAAGGGGGATCCGAGAGCAATGGAGTTCTTAGGGGAGATGTATACCCGAGGGGCTGGAGTGGAGAGGAATTACACCAAGGCTTTCGAATTGCTAACTCTTGCATCCAAGCATAAGCTCTACTCTGCCTATAATGGTTTGGGATACCTCTATGCTAAAGGTTATGGAGTAGAGAAAAAAAACTACACTAAGGTAAAGTCCTGAGCTTTAATCCCTTGGCATACAGACATTCCTTTGTTATCATTTTCAGTCACTAATTTGGAAAAGGAGATTAGGCACCTAATATTTTGCTGGAATTGGAAGAGAGTGGTGCAGAACTCTTGTTCCAAGAACTTGAGTTCCCATGCAGGTGTTTGTTTTTTGTTTGTAGATCACAAAATCTAAAAGTTTTGTTGTTTTTGTTAAGCTAGTTGAAAAGTAGCAAAAATGTATTGTAGTGATTTTCGTAGTTCTTTGTGGATAAATTACAAAAATCTAAAGTTGGGTTGTGGCATTGTGCTGGTTGGGCCGTGTTTAATTATCATGGTTCAGGTTGATTCTTTGTCTTTGTCATATCTGTGTGTATTACATTAGTTGAAAATCTTGTCTTGAATTGGATAGTCTGTGGTATGTTCATGTTGCTATAACTGTATCTTTTGCTTTCCATAACTGCGTTTTTTTTGTGATGAGTTGGTCTGATTAAATTACCAAGCTTTTGAGATCCTTCTCCACTGAAGTCATGTTGTACAAGTGGGCTTGAGTTCAAGAATATTAATTTGACAAGGCATCTTGGTTTACTATGTTCTAGTGCTTATTAACCTTTTTTAATTGAATTTTACTGATAGTCATTATCATTCTTCAATTTTAACTTATTCTTGCAGGCAAAGGAATATTTTGAGAAAGCTGTGGAAAATAAGGAGCCTGGTGGTTATTATAACCTAGGTGTGTTGTATCTTAAGGGCATTGGTGTGAAAAGAGATTTAGAGACAGCCTGCAAATTATTTCTTGCTGCAGCTAATGCCGGTCAGCCAAAGGCTGTCTACCAAGTTGCAAGATTGTTCCAGACAGGCATAGGCCTCAAGAAGAATCTTCAAATAGTACTATTTTTGAGTTGTATCTCTTCTATTTTTTGATTTATGCATCACTATTTtccttattttattttctattttactCATTAATTATCTGAATGCTATTGTTAGATTTTTGAATTGAATGTTGCATGATACTTAGGCTTTAAAtattatgttttcttttcttctggaGTATGAATTTTTTGTCAATAATAACTTATGTGTCAATATGTCTCATTTTTATATAAGTTCCAtagaaattaaatttattttttatttacgtTTCGTCCATGTATGTTATGCAAAGCTTTCAGTTTCATGAATATCCTTATTGTGGAACATTTTTtggtacttgatattttttataaacatTGATTTTCTTTGGGTGTATTTTTGGTTTTACATGATTGTtacttttatatatgaaaaacATGCCATGTATGTCACTTTTAGATCTTGCCCCCAATATGCATGTAAAATAATTAGAATCACTAGACTACCGATTATCGTCATTGAGGTTGCATCTAAGTTTAAACATATGTTTAGCATATGTTTGTCTACATATAAGGTTGTACCAAAGAATTATTAAAATGTTAAAATCAGGGTTTGCCTTACTGGTCTGAACTGGTGTACCAGCTAATCGATGGTATGGTATGTACCGCCCTATACCAATGTACCATATGTCAGTACACGGCAGGGCATACTAATGGCATAGGAAAATGGCAAAAATAGCTCTAAAAATTTCTGAAAAATAGaataaaaagttatattaggggttttaagttagaaataaatataaatttagcaaaaataatctaaattaggaaagaatagtggcaCATATCTTTTTCAGGTTTTGAGAACAGTTTTGTGTTATGTTTCAAGTCGTCTTTacattgatattgaattatctataaataaataatttgaattgttagattacgaGTTaagcaacttaaactttaagattcaaatgaatcaagtaatcgatcgatggatatacttggttctaccaccaaaaagaacgaCGAGATTCCACGGGCGATGAATCAGAGTCCTCAAACCTATGTATTTGTagatcaatttgatatgtttgtcggatcCAATCATGAAATTAATCCCATGACATAGTATACTAATATATCATATgttattggtgcatcaatgtggtgatggttgtAGCATGATCGTCGTGAACAACACGTGTTTGAGGCAGCTTCTAAGGCAAGTACGATTGTAGCATGTATCGGTACGAAGGTTGAAGAATCCCAGAACTTTTGCTTTCACCATTGATCTACTGCTctgtatcataagatcgatcacc comes from the Musa acuminata AAA Group cultivar baxijiao chromosome BXJ1-10, Cavendish_Baxijiao_AAA, whole genome shotgun sequence genome and includes:
- the LOC135595859 gene encoding ERAD-associated E3 ubiquitin-protein ligase component HRD3-like, whose translation is MSNSSPQDLFAMRRRVIPFALLHLLSLALLASSQRRLVILREDYADFFSTPSALGTADDSRGSEDSANWDEFGDPESSLTAAGDYDPGSWLPMIESASSPLSFVNSSSDPREALYYSGVRHMISAAAASSDPADMEAAAAEIEAAASAGLPHAQSALGFLRGTGLMRPQSRPKSFLYHHFAAKGGNMQSKMVLAYTYFRQDMHEEAVKLYAELAEVAIASFRISKEPPVIEPIRIHSGTEENKEALRKSRGEADENFQIIEYQALKGNSFAMYQIGLLYYYGLRGVRRDNTKALHWLLKAVEKGDPRAMEFLGEMYTRGAGVERNYTKAFELLTLASKHKLYSAYNGLGYLYAKGYGVEKKNYTKAKEYFEKAVENKEPGGYYNLGVLYLKGIGVKRDLETACKLFLAAANAGQPKAVYQVARLFQTGIGLKKNLQIATHLYKTVAERGPWSSLSSCALESYLKGDVGKSLLLYSRMAELGYEVAQSNAAWILDKYGEQSICMGESGFCTNTERHLRAHTLWWQASEQGNEHAALLIGDAYYYGRGIARDYERAAEAYMHARSQSNAQAIFNIGYMHEHGQGLPLDLHLAKRYYDQALAVDPAAQLPVKLALMGLWIRMNYADSSLVKVIDSLPKLFPRLEAWVDEVLMDEGNATILTLFACLLAVLYLRERQRRQAEAPQPDNAPN